From Microbacterium pseudoresistens, the proteins below share one genomic window:
- a CDS encoding ribose-5-phosphate isomerase produces MRIHLATDHAGLEFSTQLQTHLSAAGHEVIDHGPLEYDAVDDYPSFCIRAAQAVTADQRAGVTALGIVFGGSGNGEQIAANKVEGIRAALVWSIATAELAREHNDANVIAIGARQHTFDEVTSFIDTFIATPFSGDERHVRRIGQIADFERDGSLLPDPRA; encoded by the coding sequence ATGCGCATTCACCTGGCCACGGATCACGCCGGACTCGAGTTCTCCACGCAGCTGCAGACGCATCTGTCCGCCGCAGGGCACGAGGTGATCGACCACGGTCCGCTCGAGTACGACGCCGTCGACGATTACCCCTCGTTCTGCATCCGCGCCGCGCAGGCCGTGACCGCCGACCAGCGCGCGGGCGTCACGGCGCTGGGCATCGTGTTCGGCGGTTCAGGCAACGGCGAGCAGATCGCGGCGAACAAGGTGGAGGGCATCCGCGCCGCCCTGGTCTGGAGCATCGCGACTGCGGAGCTTGCCCGGGAGCACAATGATGCGAACGTCATCGCGATCGGTGCGCGCCAGCACACGTTCGACGAGGTGACCTCGTTCATCGACACGTTCATCGCCACGCCGTTCAGCGGAGACGAGCGCCACGTGAGACGCATCGGGCAGATCGCCGACTTCGAACGCGACGGCTCGCTGTTGCCCGACCCGCGCGCCTGA
- a CDS encoding ferrochelatase: MTENARPSSADDSAVAVTVPYASAPARSGPEHVEVPVAYDAVVLASFGGPEGQDDVIPFLRNVTRGRGIPDERLEEVAHHYRHFGGISPINEQNRALKGALEAEIAQRGLGLPLYWGNRNWGPYLHEAFAQAVADGHRTLLVLATSAYSSYSSDRQYREDIVNAIEQAGLQEQVTADKVRLFFDHPGFVAPFQEGVDIAVRTLLDDGLAAAEIAVLFATHSIPTGDAERSGPRDVDWGPGGAYQAQHEAVAAHVMTALGDAVPAAAGVPWELVFQSRSGPPTQPWLEPDVNDVIRELPGRGVRAVVVVPLGFVSDHMEVLWDLDTEAQETAEEAGLRMIRTPTPGTHPAFVSGLVDLVEERLHGTPAAERPHLTDLGPWYDVARPGDCENARLGFRPAAAGILP, translated from the coding sequence GTGACCGAGAACGCTCGCCCTTCTTCCGCCGATGACTCCGCCGTCGCCGTGACGGTTCCGTACGCGTCCGCCCCTGCGCGGTCCGGCCCCGAGCATGTCGAGGTGCCCGTCGCCTACGACGCCGTGGTGCTCGCGAGCTTCGGCGGCCCCGAGGGGCAGGACGACGTCATCCCGTTCCTGCGCAACGTGACGCGCGGCCGCGGGATCCCGGATGAACGCCTCGAGGAGGTCGCCCATCACTACCGGCACTTCGGCGGGATCAGCCCGATCAACGAGCAGAACCGTGCGCTCAAGGGGGCGCTGGAGGCCGAGATCGCGCAGCGGGGGCTCGGTCTGCCGCTCTACTGGGGCAACCGCAACTGGGGGCCGTATCTGCACGAGGCCTTCGCCCAGGCGGTCGCCGACGGGCACCGCACCCTGCTGGTGCTGGCCACGAGTGCGTACAGCTCGTACTCCAGCGACCGGCAGTACCGCGAAGACATCGTGAACGCGATCGAGCAGGCGGGGCTGCAGGAGCAGGTCACGGCCGACAAGGTCCGGCTCTTCTTCGATCACCCCGGATTCGTCGCGCCCTTCCAGGAGGGGGTCGATATCGCGGTGCGCACGCTCCTCGACGATGGGCTCGCCGCCGCCGAGATCGCGGTGCTCTTCGCCACGCACAGCATCCCCACCGGCGACGCGGAGCGCTCCGGTCCGCGCGATGTCGACTGGGGTCCCGGCGGCGCGTACCAGGCTCAGCATGAGGCGGTCGCGGCGCACGTCATGACCGCGCTGGGCGATGCGGTGCCGGCGGCGGCAGGCGTGCCGTGGGAGCTTGTGTTCCAGTCGCGCTCCGGGCCGCCCACCCAGCCCTGGCTCGAGCCCGACGTGAACGACGTCATCCGCGAGCTTCCCGGCCGAGGCGTGCGCGCGGTCGTCGTGGTGCCCCTGGGCTTCGTGAGCGACCACATGGAGGTGCTGTGGGACCTCGACACCGAGGCGCAGGAGACGGCCGAGGAGGCGGGGCTGCGGATGATCCGCACGCCCACGCCCGGCACGCACCCCGCCTTCGTCTCGGGGCTCGTCGACCTCGTCGAGGAGCGTCTGCACGGCACCCCGGCCGCGGAGCGCCCGCACCTGACCGATCTGGGGCCCTGGTACGACGTCGCGCGCCCGGGGGACTGCGAGAACGCCCGTCTCGGCTTCCGACCGGCCGCCGCGGGCATCCTGCCGTAG